A segment of the Promicromonospora sukumoe genome:
AACGATTACCTATGGGGCCGGTCGATCGCCGAGCTGCCGGCGGCCTGCGGCGCGGCGCTGCCTCCGGTCTCGGCGTTCCTGACCGACGACGACGAGGCCGTCCGCCTGGCAGCCCTCGACACCTACGTCCGTCTCGCGGCGGTCCAGCCGGACCGGGCGACGTCGACCGCGCCGCTGACGGCGGCGCTGGACTCCGCGTCCGGACGGGACGAGCGCGCCGTGCTCGTCCTGGGCCTGGGCGACCTCGGCGCCGACACCACGCGGTGGCTGGCCGACGACGACCCCGCGGTCCGCGCCTGCGCCGCCCTCTCGCTGACCAGGTCAGCCGGGGCGACCGCCGCCCTCGTCGAGGCGCTGCGCGACCCGCTCGCCGCGGACGAGTGGTTCACCCGCCGCCCGTCGAGGTTCGACAGGCGGGTCCACTTCGGCCTGGTGGCGAACCTCCTGGCCCGCGACACCGGGCTCGCCGAGATTCTGCCCGCGTGCCTGTCCGCCATCCGGGTCGCGAAGGGCGGGCTGTGGGTGACCATGACCTGGGGCCCGATCCTGCTCCGGACGTTCCCGGGCGTGGACTTCCAGCCGGGCGTGCGCCCCGACCCGCCGCGGGACCTGGACGAGCCCCAGAAGGCGGTGCTGCGGGAGCTCGTCGCCAACGACGACCTCTGGGCGCCGCACGACGGCAACGCGAGCCTCGCCCGGATGCGCGTCGGGCTGCCCGACGACCGCGACGCGGTCGCCCGCCTCGCCTCCTGACCGGAGGCGAGACGGGCGGACACGAGGCAGACGGCGGCTAGCGGAACCTGTAGGTCAGGACCGCGATCCCCGCCAGGGGCCAGAGGATCAGCCGGCCCGGCACGAGACATCCCGCTTCGGCTGGGTGCCGTCCACCAGGAACTTCGTGGTGGTCTCCAGGCCGCAGGCGTTGTCGTGCAGCACATAGGCGCCGTGCCCGCTGCCGTCGACGGTCACCAGGCGCGCCCGGTCGCCGAACTTCTCCCGGGCGGCCTCACCACCGCGCAGCGGTGTGGCCGGGTCGCGCTCGTTCTGCACGATCAGGATGTTCTTCTTGCCCTTCTGCGAGATCTCGGCCTGCTCGGCGGGCTCGTACGGCCAGTAGGCGCAGGGCGTGATGTTGGCGCCCGCGGCGCCGTACATCGGGAACTCCGCGCGATCCGCGGCCGTGGTGTCCTTGTAGTGCTGCACGTCCTCGGCCCACTCGGAGTCGTTGCAGCTCACCGAGAGGAACACCGTCAGGGCGTTGTCGAGCGCCCAGGGCTCCTCGGCGCTCTTGCCCGCACCGGCCGTGTCGCCGGACGTGGCACCGGTGGGCTCCGCCGTCAGCCCACCCGGGACGCCGACCAGCGGCCCGGCCGGCACCTCTGCCGTGAGCCGCTCCGCGGCCGCGGCGTCGTCGGTCAGGACCGACTCCCAGAGCTCGGCGATCTTGGGGTACTGGCCCGGGCTGTAGAGGTACCCGAAGGTGCCCATCCGGAAGATCGTGCCGTCCACCCCGGCCAGCGGCTTCTCCTGGAGCCGTTCCGCCAGCTCGAAGAACGTGGCCCGCACCTGGGCCGGCGTGCGGCCCAGACCGTAGCTGCCGTGCCGCTTGGCCGCCCACTTCGCGAAGTCGGGGAAGGTCTCCTCCATGCCGGGCCCGAACAGCCGGATGACGTCCTGGCTCAGGTGCGTCTCACCGAGGTTGCTGTCCAGCACCACGCGGTCGGCCCGCTCGGGGAACATCGCGTCGTAGGTGGCGCCCAGCCCGCTGCCGTAGGAGTAGCCCAGGTAGCTGGCCTTCTCCTCGCCCAGCGCGGCCCGGATCTGGTCCAGGTCGCGCGCCGTGTTCGGCGTGTTCAGGTGCTGGATCAGCTCGGCGTCGGACGACGACGCGCACTGCTCGGCGACGTCCCGGACGATCTTCGCCTGCGCGTCGACGGCGGCGTCGTCCACCGCGAACGGCGGAAGGTTGCCGAAGTGCGGGGTCTCCGCGGTGAAACCGCACCGTGCGGCCGTCGAGTGCCCGATGCCGCGGGTGTCCATCGCGATGATGTCGTAGGCGTCGCGCACGCTCTTGGGCAGCCCCTTGGACGCCAGCAGCGTGGACAGCGTGAGCCCCGTGCCGGACGGGCCGCCCGGGTTCAGCAGCAGGATGCCGCGGCGCTTCTCCGGGTTCGCGCTCGCCATCCGGGAGATCGTGAGGTCGATCTGCCGGCCCTCGGGCTCGGCGTAGTCCAGCGGCACCTCCACCGTGGCGCAGTCCAGCACGTACGGAGCGGCCCCCGCGACGACGTCGGCGGGACACTCACCGAACTCCGCGGGTGCCGGGGTGGGCGCCTGCGTCGTGATCGCCGTGGCCGACGTCGCTGTCGCGGCCCGGTCGTCCGCCATCGCGGGTGCGCCGGCGGCGGCGCCCACCGAGGCCACCAGGCCGGCCGCGAGTGCCACGGCGATCCCGCGGCGCGCTCCGTTCCGGGATGGTCTCCTCCGCGTCAGGCCGAGGAGCGGGGACTGGTTCGGTTCAGGGGTGGCAGGCCCGTCGTCGGGGTGGGACTGCGTCGTGAGGTCTGGCATCGTGACCCTTCCTCCAGCAGAGAGCTTCACCTCCGGGAGCCGGCCATTTCACGTTCCGACCAGCCCCCGAGGTCGGTCCGACCAGTCTTCGGGTGAAAGACGGACGCCGGACAGTGACCTGCCGTCACCGGCCCGCGGGAGGATCGCCGCACCGACTCGTGACATGTGTCACGCCGCGCCCCTGGGGGCAGACCTCGCCGGACGAGCCGGCGCGCGGCCCGGCGCGGCGGCTCACCGGGCGGCGAGCCCGCGCAACGCGGACCGGACGACTGCCCGCGCACCCTCCGGCGTGAGGTCGCCCGAGCGGACCGTCCAGCGCTGGGCCACGGGGGCGAAGACCAGGTCCACGGCCAGGTCCAGGTCGACGTCGGCGTCGAGCTGCCCGGCCTCCTGCGCACGCCGGAGGCGGCGCTTCTTGAGCTCGCGCATCGGGGCGTCGAGCCGTTCGTGGTAGGCCCGGGCGAGCTCGGCGTCCTCGATGATCGCCGCGGTCAGGCCGCGCAGGGCGCGGTCGAAGCCGGGGTCGGCGAGCTCTCCCACGGTGGCGACCAGGACGGCGGCCAGGTCCGCCTCGAGGTCGCCCGTGTCCGGGAGCTCGACCGGCTCCCCGCCGCCCGCCGTCCGTTCGAGCACGGCGTCCAGCACCAGGACACCCTTGTTCGGCCACCACCGGTAGATCGTCTGCTTGCCGACGCCGGCCCGGCTCGCCACCTTCTCCATGGTCAGCCCGGCGTAGCCCAGCTCGGCGACGACGTCGAAGGCGGTGGCCAGGATCGCCGCCCGGGTCGCGGGGTTGCGACGACGCCCGGAGGAGCGCTGCTCGGTGGTCATGGCGTCAGCCTAGCGTTGAAGAGACGATACGTCTCGTATTGACAAGCTCATCCGCCGTCCGGCACCCTCGTTGTCGAGACGCTCCGTCTCGACAACCAACGAAGGGCCCCCGGATGACCACCGAACCGACCACACCCCGCACCTGGCTCATCACCGGCGCCAGCCGGGGCCTGGGCCGCGCCTTCACCGAGGCGGCGCTCGCGGCCGGCGACCGGGTCGCCGCCGTCTCCCGCACGGTCCGCGACGACGACACCCGGGACGGGCTGCTCCAGATCACCGCCGACGTGCGAGACCCGGCGTCGGTACGGGCCGCCGTCGACCGGGCGGTCGACGCCTTCGGCCGGCTCGACGTCGTCGTCAACAACGCCGGGACCCTCTCCTACGGGTTCGTCGAGGAGTTCACCGAGGAGCAGGTCCGCGCCCAGCTCGAGACCAACTTCTTCGGCGCCGTCTGGGTGACGCAGGCGGTCGCTCCCGTGCTGCGGCGGCAGGGTTCCGGCCACCTGGTGCAGATCTCGAGCATCGGCGGCCTCGCCGGCTTCGCGGGCACCGGGCTGTACAGCGCCAGCAAGTTCGCACTGGAGGGGCTGAGCGAGGCGGTCGCGCACGAGCTCGCCGAGTTCGGTGTACACGTGACCGTGGTCCAGCCCGGCGGCTACTGGACCGACCTCTACACCGCGATGGAGACCGCCGCACCGCTGCCGGAGTACGACCCGCTGCGCGAACGGCTGGCGGCGCAGCTCGCGGAGGGCAGCGTGGACAGCGACCCGCGCCTGGCCGCCGAGGCGATCCTGCGGCTGGTCGCGGCCGAGGAGCCCCCGCGCCGGCTCCTGCTCGGCAGCATGGTCTACGACCTCGCGTTCGCCGTCACCGACGAGCGGCGCCGCACCTGGGCGCAGTGGGAGGACGTGAGCCGGGCCGCCGAGGAGGCGATCCCCGCACCCGCCGAGCAGGCCTAGCCCACCGGGCGGCTGTACGTACACACCGGTCATGCATGACGGGACAGCCAGCCTGTACGATGACGCGACGGAAAGGGAGTGTGACCTGTGTCGCAGACCATCGAGCGGGAGTCCCCGGTCCCCTACTACGAGCAGCTGTTCGGCATCCTGCGGGACCGCGTGGTCGACGGGACCATCCCGACCGACGAGCGGTTCCCCAGCGAGCTGGAGCTGTGCCGGGAGTTCGGTCTCTCCCGCGCCACGGTGCGCCAGACGCTCTCGAAGCTGGAGCAGGAGGGCTACGCCCGGCGGGTCGCGCGGCGCGGTGTCTTCGCCTCCGCGCCCGGCGAGGCGTCCGGCTGGGTCATCCACGACACCCAGGGGTTCCTGGAGTCCCAGGTCAGCCACGGCCGCACCGGCATCACCACCGAGGTGGTCGACGCGCGGTTCGTCCTCCCTCCGGAGCACGTCGCCGAGGCGCTCCGCCTCGCGGCGAACGACGAGGTCTTCGCGCTGCAGCGGGTCCGGTGGCTCGACGGCAAGCTCGCGATGTTCAGCACCAACTGGTTCCCCAAGGACGTGGGTCGCACCATCGCCGACGCCGAGGACGTCCTCGCCGGGACCGGCTCGGTGAACAACACGCTGCGCAAGGCCGGCTTCGTCACCAGCGGCGCCCACCGGGTCATCCGCGCCATGCGCGCCCCCGAGGGCGTGGCCGCCCACCTGCAGATCGGGCCCGACCAGCCCGTGCTGCGCGTGCGCTCCGACTCCTGGGACCACACCGGGACGCGGTTCGACTACTACGAGACGTGGGTCCTGACCGACGTCGTCCCGCTCGAGGTGGACGTCTCCGCGAGCTGAGCACGGGAGCCCGTCAGGCCCCGGCGATCGCGTGCCCCGGGTCCGGGGACCAGCCGCGCGCGGTGGCGGCCAGGAGCGCCGCGCTCACCGCGGTGACCTCCGGCTCGATGATCGGCACCACGGGGAAGCCGTGCACCTGCGACTTGATCGTGAGCCAGCCCGGCGAGCGCGCCCATCCCCCGACCAGGCGCAGCTCCGTCTGCCCCGGCACGCGGGCCCGCACGGCGTCGACCGCCTCGCGCCCGCGCAACGCCAGCGCGCCCAGCACCGCGGACGCGCGGGCGCGCGGGTCCCGCGGCGCGTCGGGCGCGTACGCGGGCCGGCCCCCGCCGCGCCGTCCGGGGAGGAAGAACCCGTCCCCCAGCACCGGGAGCGGCGCGAGCGCGCCGGACAGGATCTCCTGGATGGCGCGGGCCACCGCCGGGTTCTGCGACGCCCACGCGACGTTGCGCGCCAGCTCCTCCACGCGCAGCAGCGTCGACCCGTCCGACCGGATGCCGGGCGCGGTCTCCACCTCGCCGTGCCCGGCCGGCTCGCGACGCGGCGACTGGGCGACGACCACCTCGGCCGTGCCCATCGAGTCGATCACGGCGTCCGGCACGAGCCGCTGCACGCCCCACCCGCCGACCGGGTGGTCGTGTCCGCCGGCGACGACGACGGCGTCCGCGCCGAGGACACCGGCGGCGCGCAGCACGGGCGAGTCCGCCTCGCCGACGACGTCGCCGGCGCGGACGACGGGTGGGAGCAGGGCCTCCGACCCCAGGGTCAGCTTCACGCGGCCGGTGTCCCACGACCGGTCGCCCGAGCGCCACGCCCCGGTGCGCGAGGCCAGCGTGTCGCTGATAAAGGTGCGGCGGGTCCAGTGCACCGCGGCGAGGTCGGCGACGGCGACCCAGGAGCTCGGTTCCCGCTGCGCGGCCGGCACCTGCCCCCGCGCCCAGGCCCACCCCACGAGCGCCCGCGCCGGGTCGGTCTCGACGTCGAACGTCTCGTCGTCGTACAGCGAGGGGCGCAGGGCCGCGAAGACG
Coding sequences within it:
- a CDS encoding alpha/beta hydrolase is translated as MPDLTTQSHPDDGPATPEPNQSPLLGLTRRRPSRNGARRGIAVALAAGLVASVGAAAGAPAMADDRAATATSATAITTQAPTPAPAEFGECPADVVAGAAPYVLDCATVEVPLDYAEPEGRQIDLTISRMASANPEKRRGILLLNPGGPSGTGLTLSTLLASKGLPKSVRDAYDIIAMDTRGIGHSTAARCGFTAETPHFGNLPPFAVDDAAVDAQAKIVRDVAEQCASSSDAELIQHLNTPNTARDLDQIRAALGEEKASYLGYSYGSGLGATYDAMFPERADRVVLDSNLGETHLSQDVIRLFGPGMEETFPDFAKWAAKRHGSYGLGRTPAQVRATFFELAERLQEKPLAGVDGTIFRMGTFGYLYSPGQYPKIAELWESVLTDDAAAAERLTAEVPAGPLVGVPGGLTAEPTGATSGDTAGAGKSAEEPWALDNALTVFLSVSCNDSEWAEDVQHYKDTTAADRAEFPMYGAAGANITPCAYWPYEPAEQAEISQKGKKNILIVQNERDPATPLRGGEAAREKFGDRARLVTVDGSGHGAYVLHDNACGLETTTKFLVDGTQPKRDVSCRAG
- a CDS encoding TetR/AcrR family transcriptional regulator codes for the protein MTTEQRSSGRRRNPATRAAILATAFDVVAELGYAGLTMEKVASRAGVGKQTIYRWWPNKGVLVLDAVLERTAGGGEPVELPDTGDLEADLAAVLVATVGELADPGFDRALRGLTAAIIEDAELARAYHERLDAPMRELKKRRLRRAQEAGQLDADVDLDLAVDLVFAPVAQRWTVRSGDLTPEGARAVVRSALRGLAAR
- a CDS encoding SDR family NAD(P)-dependent oxidoreductase, yielding MTTEPTTPRTWLITGASRGLGRAFTEAALAAGDRVAAVSRTVRDDDTRDGLLQITADVRDPASVRAAVDRAVDAFGRLDVVVNNAGTLSYGFVEEFTEEQVRAQLETNFFGAVWVTQAVAPVLRRQGSGHLVQISSIGGLAGFAGTGLYSASKFALEGLSEAVAHELAEFGVHVTVVQPGGYWTDLYTAMETAAPLPEYDPLRERLAAQLAEGSVDSDPRLAAEAILRLVAAEEPPRRLLLGSMVYDLAFAVTDERRRTWAQWEDVSRAAEEAIPAPAEQA
- a CDS encoding GntR family transcriptional regulator, which produces MSQTIERESPVPYYEQLFGILRDRVVDGTIPTDERFPSELELCREFGLSRATVRQTLSKLEQEGYARRVARRGVFASAPGEASGWVIHDTQGFLESQVSHGRTGITTEVVDARFVLPPEHVAEALRLAANDEVFALQRVRWLDGKLAMFSTNWFPKDVGRTIADAEDVLAGTGSVNNTLRKAGFVTSGAHRVIRAMRAPEGVAAHLQIGPDQPVLRVRSDSWDHTGTRFDYYETWVLTDVVPLEVDVSAS
- a CDS encoding FGGY-family carbohydrate kinase, with the translated sequence MRSPVRLPVACGVDVGSTNSKVVAVDPRGHVVARASRPTPRDAHGLSIDVGALLADVDAMVLEVCGDRYEVHALCGAGIGEDGLLVDETLAPLTLALAWFDPRRQGVFAALRPSLYDDETFDVETDPARALVGWAWARGQVPAAQREPSSWVAVADLAAVHWTRRTFISDTLASRTGAWRSGDRSWDTGRVKLTLGSEALLPPVVRAGDVVGEADSPVLRAAGVLGADAVVVAGGHDHPVGGWGVQRLVPDAVIDSMGTAEVVVAQSPRREPAGHGEVETAPGIRSDGSTLLRVEELARNVAWASQNPAVARAIQEILSGALAPLPVLGDGFFLPGRRGGGRPAYAPDAPRDPRARASAVLGALALRGREAVDAVRARVPGQTELRLVGGWARSPGWLTIKSQVHGFPVVPIIEPEVTAVSAALLAATARGWSPDPGHAIAGA